One Methylorubrum extorquens genomic window, CGCATGCCCGGCTGATCGAGGACAACCTCGTCCTCACCTGCGAGGCCGGGCACCTGTACCGCGACGGCGGATTCGCGGGCGATGCCGCCCTGCTCGACCGGCTGCGGGAACGGGTAAGCCCGCTCACAGAAGTGGTCGGCGCGGTGTTTCCCGGCTTTCCCGCGCACGACCCCGCGCCGCCGCGCCTGTTCGGCGGCAGTGCCGCCTTCCGCGAGAAGCAGGAGGCCGCGCTCGCGGCGCCACGCCCGCCAGGACCGCCGACCCTGCTATGCGAGACCCGCGACGTGCGCCTTGCGGGCAACGCCCTGTTCCATGTCACGGACGGCCGGCCGCAGGTGCTGTTCGAGACCTACCGGCCGCAGGAGCGGCACGTGGTGCCCGGCCCCGGCCCCGGCTTCCTGCATGTGGACGAGACCATCGCGGAAGCGGGTCTCGTCTTCCTCCTCAACTCCGCAGGCTCGTTCAATTACGGCCATTGGCTGATCGACGACCTGCCCCGGCTGCACGCGCTTGCGCTGCTGCGCAAACGTCATCCAGGAGTGCCGGTCACCGTCGCGCTCGTGTCCTACTTCCCGCATATCGACGCGGCGCGGCGCCGCTCGATCCAGCTCCTGCTGGGCCACCGCGTCGCGATCCGCTTCCTCGACCGGTACAAGACCTACCGCTTTGCCCGCCTGCACCACGCCACGCCGTGCAGCCTGCCGAGCACGGGCAAGTCGCCGCACGCCCTGCGATATCTCACCGGGCAGGTGCAGGCGCGGACCCGCCTGCCGCGCGCTCTGTTCGCGCTCCGGAGGCTCACAGGGCGAGGCCGGCGCCTGTTCGTGGACCGGCATCCGGGGCGGGGCCGGGGGCTCGCCAACCGCGACGCCGTACTCGGCGGGCTGCGCGGCCTCGGCTTCGAGGTCTTCGACCCCGAACTCACCAGCGTGCGGCAGCAGGTGGTGCGGTTCTCGGCCGCGGAGATTGTGGTCGGCATCGCCGGGGCGGGGATGGCCAACACGGTCTTCTGCCGGCCCGGCACGCCGGTCATCCACCTCGTGCCGGAGGGCTGGGAGGACCGGTTCTACGGCGAGATCGCCACCGCCTGCGGCCAGGACTACGCGGCAGTGTTCGGCTCCCGGATCCCGTCGGACGCGCCCGAGTACCTTCGGGATTTCGCGATCGACCCGGAGGCGCTGCGCGAGGCCCTCGCGGCCGCGGGACTCCGCTAGCGCATCGTCCTGGATATCGGATCCAGGACGATGCTCCAGGCTATTGTTTTTGCATCGTCTTTGTTCCGAAAGCCGGCAACCACCTTTCGGGACGATGCTGTAAAACCCGAGATCCCAAGGGGATCATCCCTTTGGCGGGGTCTCGGGGCAGCGCCCCGATCTCCCGCCATCAGGGTTCAGCGCGGGCGCCGCAGGGTTCGGCCGGTGACCTTCGCCTGCTTGCGGAACACGCCGACCAGCTCGACATGGGCCGACCACGCGAACTGATCCACCGGCGTGACCCGCTCCAAACGATAGCCGCCCGCGATCAGGGTCGCGGCGTCGCGGGCGAAGGTGCCGGGATCGCAGGCAACGCCGACGACGAGGGGCACCTTCGATTCCGCGATCCGGCGCACCTGCGCCTCGGCTCCGGCACGGGGAGGGTCGAACACCACCGCGTCGAGCGCATCAAGTTCCGGCCCGAGCAACGGGCGGCGGAACAGGTCGCGCGCCTCCGCCGTGATCCGGGCGTAACCGGCTCCGGCCCGGTAGGCGCGGATGAGGGCGGTGATCGCTGCCGCCTCGCCCTCGGCGGCGTGGACCTCGCGGGCGCCGGCCGCGAGCGTCAGGGCGAAGGGACCGCTGCCGCAGAACAGGTCGCCGACGCGCCGCACCTTGGCCTTGCCCTCGTCCATGGCCTCCAGCACCAGGGCGGTCAGGCTCGCCTCGCCGGCCTGCGTCGCCTGAAGGAAGCTGCCGGGCGAGGGCACGCGCCGGGCCGGCCCCTCGCCGACCGCGGGCGGGCGGCGCTCGACCACCACGTCGCCGTGGATCGACAGACGGGCGAGGTCGAGTTCGCCGGCAAGCCGGGTGAGGACGCCGCGGACGCCGTCGCTCACCTGCCCGTGGCCGCGGATGTCGATGTCGAGGCCGGTCACGGTGGCGGTGGCGGCGATGTCGAGCGGCTTGCGGCCGTGCCCGAGCGGGGCGGCGAGCGCCTCCGCGACGGCCGGCGCCCGGTGCAGGCCCGGCACGGTGATCGGGCAATGGTCGATCGGCACCAGCGCGTGGCTGCGCGCGGCCATCAGCCCGGCCCGCGCCCGGCCCTCGATCTCACGCACGTGCAGGGTGATCCGCCGCCGGCCCTCTCCCTGCGCGTCGAGGAGCGGCATCAGCGTGGTCTCGATGCGCGCCTGCCCCAGTGCCCCGGCGACGATGCCGCGCTTCCACTCCGCGTAAGGGGCGGGGGCGAGGTGCTGCACGACGCAGCCGCCGCAGGCCGAGAAATACGGGCAGAACGGCGCGATCCGCTCCGGCGACGCCTCCTCCACGGCGGTCAACGTGCCGATTCGGTCGCCGCGATGCACCCGCACGCGCTCGCCGGGCAGGGCGCCGGGCACTGCCAGCCCGCCCTCCGTGAGGCCGTCGCCGCGGGCGCCGAGCCGGGCGATGGTCAGGGTCTCTTCGATCACGTCGGACATAGGATCAATCATGAGAGGAACGCCTCGCGGCGACCAGGAACTCGCGGTTGCCGTCGCCGCCCTCGATGGGGGAGGGGATCGGCCCCAACACGGTGAAGCCGAGGCCGACGAGTACGGCGCGCACGCCCTCGCAGACCTCGGCATGAATGTGCGGATCGCGCACGATGCCGCCGCGCCCGACCCGCTCGCGGCCGGCTTCGAATTGCGGCTTGATCAGCGCGGCGATCGCGGCCTCGTCGGCGAGCTGAGCGGCCACCGCCGGCAGAACCAGGCGCAGGCCGATGAAGCTCACGTCGATGGTGGCCAGCCGCGGCGCCGGCTGGATCGCGCCCGGCGGGAGGGCGCGGATGTCGGTGCCCTCCAGGCTCGTCACCCGCGGGTCGGCGCGGAGGGCGGCGTCGAGCTGGTCGCGGCCGACATCGACCGCGTGGACATGGGCGGCGCCGCGCCGCAGCAGCACGTCGGTGAAGCCGCCGGTCGAGGCGCCGACATCGAGGCAGGGAAGACCCGTCGGGTCGAGGCCGAAGGCGTCGAGCGCCGCGGCAAGCTTCAGGCCACCGCGGGAGACGTACGGGTGGGGGGCCGACGCCTCGATCCGGGCGTTGGCCTCGACCAGATCCGAAGGGCGCGTGACGAGACGGCCGTCGGCGCTGACGAGACCGGCCTCGATTGCCGCCCGCGCCTGCGCCCGGCTGCGGAAATGCCCGCGCTCGACCAGGAACCGGTCGGCCCGCAGCCGCTCGCCCGTCATCGGTCTCCCTTCCGCAAACCGCTCCGCCGCGCCCGAGGCTCTCGTCCCGAATACCGGGTCCGGGACGAAGATTTCGGATTTCGATGTTGCATCGTTCTTTTCCAAAAGCCGGTGGCCGCCTTTCGGGACGATGCTCACGTGATCGAGACGGACCGGCCCGTCCCCTGTCGGAATGCGCCGCTTCGCGTTACCTACAGCATCGCGTGAGACGGCGCGTGCCGGCTCGTCCGAAAAGGGCGATGCGAAATCCGCTTTTGCCGGGTAGCCCGGATTGCGCACCGCCTCAAGCGGTGGCGGAATCCCGGGCGGAACCGCCGGGCCGCAGCAACGGAGTGAGTCAGTTCATGAGAGATGCCATCATGCGAGGGGCCACGACGCCTGCCATCCGCCGTATACCGGTCGCCATCCCTTTGGCGGCGGCCCTGCTCGCAGGCCTTGCCGGGTCCGCCTTCGCGCAGGATGGCAAGGAGGCTCCGAGGGAGCCGGCCCCCGCCAAGACGGAGAGTGCCGGCGCGCCGCAGACCTACGAGAGCGCGATCACCAACGGCAAGGGTGACACCATCGGCAAGATCATGATCCGCGACGGGGCGAACTCCCTCGTCATGCGGTTATCGATTCAGGCCGGCGGCCTGCCTCCGGGCTGGCACGGCATCCATTTCCACGCCGTCGGCGACTGCTCGGACACGGAGAAGTTCGAGAAGTCGAAGGCCCACGTGAACCACGACCAGAGCAAGCACGGCCTGCTCAACCCCGACGGCCCGGACGAGGGCGACCTTCCCAACGTCTTCGCCAACGCCGACGGCTCGGTGAACGCGGAAGTGTCGAGCGAAACCCCGCTGACCGGCGAGGGCGGCCTGCGCGACGGCGACGGCTCAGCGCTGATTATCCACGCCAACGAGGACGACCACACGAGCCAGCCCATCGGCGGCGCGGGCTCGCGCATCGGCTGCGCGGTCATCAAGTAACACGCCTCTTGCCCTCCCCCTGCGGGGGGAGGGCGTTGTCGGACGTTACCGCTTCAGGCTCACCACGCTGCCCTCGCGCTGCGCCGCCTTCTCGGGCAGTGCGGCGCGGACGGCTTTGAGGATGCCGTCGGCGTCGAGACCGGCCTCGGCGTACATCTTCTCCGGCTTGTCGTGGTCCTGGTAGCTGTCCGGCAGCGTCAGCGTGCGGACCCGGACGCGGCCCGTGTCGAGCACGCCGCGCTCGGCCAGCAGGTGCAGCACCATCGCCCCGAAGCCACCGACCGAGCCTTCCTCCACCGTCACCAGAACCTCGTGGCTCATCGCCAGATCGACGATCAGCTCCGCGTCCAGCGGTTTGGCAAAGCGCGCATCCGCCACCGTCGCCACGACACCCTCGGCCTCCAGCGCGTCGGCCGCCTTCAAGGCCTCCGACAGGCGCGTGCCGAGCGAGAGAAGCGCCACCCGCGCCCCTTCCGGACGCCGCACCACACGGCCCCGGCCGATCGCCAGCGGCTCGCCCTTCTCCGGCAGCTCGATGCCGACACCCTCGCCGCGCGGGTAGCGCAGTGCGATCGGGCCCGAATCATGCGCGTGGCAGGTCGCCACCATGTGCACCAGTTCCGCCTCGTCGGCGGCCGCCATCACCGTCATGTTCGGCAGGCAGCAGAGATAGGCCAGATCGAACGCGCCCGCATGCGTCGCGCCGTCGGCACCCACCAGACCAGCCCGGTCGAGGCAGAACCGCACCGGAAGGTTCTGCAGCGCCACATCGTGCACGACCTGATCGTAGGCCCGCTGCAGGAAGGTCGAGTAGATCGCCACGAACGGCTTGTAGCCTTCCGTCGCCAGACCGCCGGCAAACGTCACCGCGTGCTGCTCGGCGATGCCGACGTCGAAGGTCCGGTCGGGATGCGCCTTGCCGAACAGGTCGATGCCGGTGCCGCCGGGCATGGCGGCGGTGATCGCCACCACCTTCGGGTCGGCGTCGGCCGCCTTGATCAGGCTCTCGCCGAACACCCTTGTATAGGCCGGGGCGTTGGCCTTGGCCTTGGCCTGCACGCCCGAGACCACGTCGAACTTGACCACGCCGTGGTAGCGGTCGGCGCTGGCCTCCGCGGGCGCGTAGCCCTTGCCCTTCTGGGTGACGACGTGGAGCAGGATCGGGCCCTGGTCCGAGTCGCGCACGTTCTTCAGGACGGGGAGCAGGTGGTCGAGGTTGTGCCCGTCCACGGGGCCGACATAGTGGAAGCCCATCTCCTCGAACATCGTGCCGCCGCCGACGATCAGCGAGCGGGCATACTCTTCCGCTGCCGCCGCGCGCTGGTAGAGCGCCTTCGGCAGCAGCTTGCCGAGCTGCTTGGCGGTCTCGCGGAGCGAGCGGTAGGTGCCGCCCGAGGCCAGCCGCGCGAGGTAGGCCGACATCGCGCCGACGGGGGGCGCGATCGACATGTCGTTGTCGTTGAGGATGACGATCAGGCGCGAGTGCAGCGCGCCGGCATTGTTCATGGCCTCGTAGGCCATGCCCGCCGACATCGAGCCGTCGCCGATCACCGCGATCATGTTGCGGCGCCTCAGAGCCGGGCCGCCCGCAGCCTTGGCGTCCGCCTCGTTGAGGTCGCGCGCCACGGCCATGCCGAGCGCGGCGGAGATCGAGGTGGAGGAATGCGCCGCGCCGAAGGGGTCGTACTCGCTCTCCGAACGCTTGGTGAAGCCGGACAGGCCGCCACCCTGGCGAAGCGTGCGGATGCGGTCGCGGCGGCCGGTGAGGATCTTGTGCGGGTAGCACTGGTGGCCGACGTCCCAGACGATGCGGTCGTCGGGGGTGTCAAAGACGTGGTGGAGCGCCACCGTCAGCTCGACCACGCCCAGCCCCGAGCCGAGATGGCCACCGGTGATCGACACGGCGTCGATCATCTCGGCGCGCACCGCGTCGGCCACCCGCCGAAGCTCGCTCTCCGGCAGAAGCCGGAGACGATCCGGCGTCTCAAGACCCTCAAGGATCGTCGTGTCCGCTAGTGCCACCGGACCAGCCTCATGCCCGAAGTAAGGAACGGCGCGCAAACCTTTGCGCGCGATGAGTTTTGTCGTGATCGAAACCGCACCCGCGACGCCTACTCGACGTCGAGCGGCGCGGTGCCGGCGGCCCGGCTATCCGGCCCGATGGCGATCTTCTGGATGCGGGCCTCGGCCCGCTTCAGCAGGGTCTCGCAGTGACGCTTGAGCGCCTCGCCGCGCTCGTAGATCGCCACCGACTCGTCGAGGGGCACGTCGCCGCGCTCCAGCCGACGCACGATCTCCTCGAGCTGCTCCAGCGCCCGCTCGAACGGCAGATCGTCCGGCGCCGCTGCGGCAGATGCCTCGGGTTTAAGATCGTTCATCCCGGATTCCCTTTGGGGCGGGTTATGACGGGCGACGTGCGGTCGCACAAGCCCGGGTCGATTGCGTGCGACCGATCTGCGCCCCACGCGGCATGCCCGTCACGTCAAGGTGAGGTGGAACGGCGTGCCCTCGAAGGCCTCGGCGCCGCGCCCGATCCCGGCAATGGCCGCGATCATCCGCCCCTCGCGCCCGAGCAGGCGGTCGGCGATCTCCACGAACAGGCGGTTCGGCGTGGCGCTCGGCGCGAGACGCCGCAGGTCTTGCGCGAGATCGGCCTCGTCCCGATCCGGCCGCAGGGCGCAGGCCGTAGCGAAGGCCGCCGCGGTGGAGCGGCTGATCCCGGCATAGCAGTGGATCACCATCGGGTTTTCGCGGGGCCAGGCGGCGACGAAATCGAGGACGCTGCGCACATGCGCCTCACCCGGCGGCAGATGGCCCTCCATCGGCACGACGATGTCGCTGAAGCCCACACGCAGATGGTGCTCCGGACGGATCGCGGCCGGACGCACCACCGCACTGCCGAGCGTGGCCAGGGTCACGAGATGGCTCGCGCCGCTGGCCGCGACGGTCTCCCGAAGGCGCGAGAGGGGGCAGACGTGGATGACGGGCATTCTCTTCTGGGTCTCACGCTCCGCGCTGAAGTGCCGCGAAGCGGTCGAGATAGCACGCCTCCGCCTCCGCCGTCGGCCATCCGGCGACCAGCCGCTCGATTTCGGCGTGACACGCGTCCGGCAGAACCGGGGGGCGCCCGAAGATCGCGTCGGCCTCCGCGCTCGAGAAGCCGGCCAGCCGGGTCGCCTCGATCGCCGCGGCGATGCGGTCGGCGCGCTTGACCAAACGCGAGAGCGCCGGGGAGGGCGCGGCGAGCCCGAAGCGCTGGCGGATCGCCGCGAGTAGGCGCCGCTCGACGCTGCGATAGGCGTCGCCGATGGCGTTCTTCAGCGGCGAGATGATGTCGCCGATGACGTATTCCGGCGCGTCGTGCAGCAGCAATTCGAGCCGCTCCGGGGCGCCGATCCGCGGATCGAGGGCGCCGCCGATCGCCTCCACCAGCAGCGAGTGCTGCGCCACGGAGAAGACGTGCGGCCCCGCCGTCTGCCCGTTCCAGCGGGCGACGCGGGCGAGACCGTGGGCGATGTCAGTGATCTCGACATCGAGCGGCGAAGGGTCGAGCAGGTCGAGCCGCCGGCCCGACAGCATCCGCTGCCACGCCCGCGCCGGTTTCTTCGGGGCACTCACGGATGGCGGCCCTCGCCCAAGGCGGCGCAGGGCGCGTGGCGGTGGCAGCCGGTGAGATGGTCGTTGACCATGCCGACCGCCTGCATGAAGGCGTGGACGATGGTGGGGCCGCAGAAGGTGAAACCCTTCACTTTCAACGCCTTGCCCATGCTTCGTGACACATCGGTTTCGGTGGCGATCGCGGCGCGGGTGGCCGCGTTGGTCTGGATCGGCCGGCCGTCGCAGAAATCCCAGAGGAAGGGCGAGAAGCCGGGACCTCCCTCCTCGATGGCGAGCCACGCCCGCGCACCGTTGATCGCGCCGCGGATCTTGGCGCGGTTGCGGATGATGCCGGTGTCGCCCATCAGCCGCTCGACATCGGCGTCCGTGAAGCGGGCAACCCGCTCCGGCTCGAACCCTTCGAAGGCCCGGCGAAAGCCCTCGCGGCGGCGCAGAATGGTGATCCACGACAGGCCCGCCTGAAACCCGTCGAGAATCAGCTTCTCGTAGAGGGCGCGGGAATCGAACTCGGGCACACCCCACTCGGTGTCGTGATAGGCGACGTAGAGCGGATCGGTCCCCGGCCACCAGCAGCGCGGGCAACCGTCGGGATGAAGGATGAGGCCGGAGGCATCCGCGCTCATCCGGCCACGGCCGTGTCGGTGGGGAAGGCGAAGCTGGCGAAATCGGGCTTGCCCAGGGCCGCGATCGTGCCGCCCGCCCGCACCGGCTCGCCGACGGCGAGCGCGTCGCCGAGGCGGTCGAGGCGGATCGTGGCGAGCCCCCGCTCGCCCGCCGCGCTGCCCGTGACGCCGAGGCTGCGCGCGCCGGCCGTCACCTCCGTGCCGGGCTCCGGCGCTGGGCCGTCGCGGTAGACGATGGGCAGGATGCGGGTGCGGGCGGTGCCGCGGTGCTGCATCCGCGAGACTACCTCCTGCCCGACATAGCAGCCCTTCTTGAAGTCCACGCCGCCGAGCTGGTCCATCAGCGCCTCGTGCGGGAAGGCATCGCTGAAGGCGAAGTCGCGCCCGCCCTCCGGCACGCCGAGGCCGATGCGGTGGGTGTGGTAATCAGCCTCCGTCGCATCCGCCGAGAAAGCGCCCTCTGCGAAATACAGTCGCTCGCCCAGCGCGGGCAGGCGTCCGTCGCGCACCCGCACCGTTTCGGCCGCGGTCTCGGACCCACCCCAGGCGGCGGCCACGCCGAGCGTGGGCTCGGCGGCCACGCTCACCTTGGCGCGCAGGCGGTAGAGCCCGAGGCGCTTGACGAGGTCGGCGACGCGCTCGGCCGTCGCATCGAGCCGGAAGCCATCGCGTGTGCGGGACACCAAAAAATCGAACTGGATCTTGCCCTGGGGCGTCAGCAGCGCGCCGAGCCGCGCTTCGCCCTCGGGCAGCGTCTCGACGTTG contains:
- a CDS encoding HD family hydrolase, which translates into the protein MLSGRRLDLLDPSPLDVEITDIAHGLARVARWNGQTAGPHVFSVAQHSLLVEAIGGALDPRIGAPERLELLLHDAPEYVIGDIISPLKNAIGDAYRSVERRLLAAIRQRFGLAAPSPALSRLVKRADRIAAAIEATRLAGFSSAEADAIFGRPPVLPDACHAEIERLVAGWPTAEAEACYLDRFAALQRGA
- a CDS encoding DNA-3-methyladenine glycosylase I — its product is MSADASGLILHPDGCPRCWWPGTDPLYVAYHDTEWGVPEFDSRALYEKLILDGFQAGLSWITILRRREGFRRAFEGFEPERVARFTDADVERLMGDTGIIRNRAKIRGAINGARAWLAIEEGGPGFSPFLWDFCDGRPIQTNAATRAAIATETDVSRSMGKALKVKGFTFCGPTIVHAFMQAVGMVNDHLTGCHRHAPCAALGEGRHP
- a CDS encoding class I SAM-dependent RNA methyltransferase, giving the protein MSDVIEETLTIARLGARGDGLTEGGLAVPGALPGERVRVHRGDRIGTLTAVEEASPERIAPFCPYFSACGGCVVQHLAPAPYAEWKRGIVAGALGQARIETTLMPLLDAQGEGRRRITLHVREIEGRARAGLMAARSHALVPIDHCPITVPGLHRAPAVAEALAAPLGHGRKPLDIAATATVTGLDIDIRGHGQVSDGVRGVLTRLAGELDLARLSIHGDVVVERRPPAVGEGPARRVPSPGSFLQATQAGEASLTALVLEAMDEGKAKVRRVGDLFCGSGPFALTLAAGAREVHAAEGEAAAITALIRAYRAGAGYARITAEARDLFRRPLLGPELDALDAVVFDPPRAGAEAQVRRIAESKVPLVVGVACDPGTFARDAATLIAGGYRLERVTPVDQFAWSAHVELVGVFRKQAKVTGRTLRRPR
- a CDS encoding superoxide dismutase family protein, encoding MRGATTPAIRRIPVAIPLAAALLAGLAGSAFAQDGKEAPREPAPAKTESAGAPQTYESAITNGKGDTIGKIMIRDGANSLVMRLSIQAGGLPPGWHGIHFHAVGDCSDTEKFEKSKAHVNHDQSKHGLLNPDGPDEGDLPNVFANADGSVNAEVSSETPLTGEGGLRDGDGSALIIHANEDDHTSQPIGGAGSRIGCAVIK
- the dxs gene encoding 1-deoxy-D-xylulose-5-phosphate synthase produces the protein MALADTTILEGLETPDRLRLLPESELRRVADAVRAEMIDAVSITGGHLGSGLGVVELTVALHHVFDTPDDRIVWDVGHQCYPHKILTGRRDRIRTLRQGGGLSGFTKRSESEYDPFGAAHSSTSISAALGMAVARDLNEADAKAAGGPALRRRNMIAVIGDGSMSAGMAYEAMNNAGALHSRLIVILNDNDMSIAPPVGAMSAYLARLASGGTYRSLRETAKQLGKLLPKALYQRAAAAEEYARSLIVGGGTMFEEMGFHYVGPVDGHNLDHLLPVLKNVRDSDQGPILLHVVTQKGKGYAPAEASADRYHGVVKFDVVSGVQAKAKANAPAYTRVFGESLIKAADADPKVVAITAAMPGGTGIDLFGKAHPDRTFDVGIAEQHAVTFAGGLATEGYKPFVAIYSTFLQRAYDQVVHDVALQNLPVRFCLDRAGLVGADGATHAGAFDLAYLCCLPNMTVMAAADEAELVHMVATCHAHDSGPIALRYPRGEGVGIELPEKGEPLAIGRGRVVRRPEGARVALLSLGTRLSEALKAADALEAEGVVATVADARFAKPLDAELIVDLAMSHEVLVTVEEGSVGGFGAMVLHLLAERGVLDTGRVRVRTLTLPDSYQDHDKPEKMYAEAGLDADGILKAVRAALPEKAAQREGSVVSLKR
- a CDS encoding glycosyltransferase family 61 protein, whose amino-acid sequence is MNDTQADEAAAHARLIEDNLVLTCEAGHLYRDGGFAGDAALLDRLRERVSPLTEVVGAVFPGFPAHDPAPPRLFGGSAAFREKQEAALAAPRPPGPPTLLCETRDVRLAGNALFHVTDGRPQVLFETYRPQERHVVPGPGPGFLHVDETIAEAGLVFLLNSAGSFNYGHWLIDDLPRLHALALLRKRHPGVPVTVALVSYFPHIDAARRRSIQLLLGHRVAIRFLDRYKTYRFARLHHATPCSLPSTGKSPHALRYLTGQVQARTRLPRALFALRRLTGRGRRLFVDRHPGRGRGLANRDAVLGGLRGLGFEVFDPELTSVRQQVVRFSAAEIVVGIAGAGMANTVFCRPGTPVIHLVPEGWEDRFYGEIATACGQDYAAVFGSRIPSDAPEYLRDFAIDPEALREALAAAGLR
- a CDS encoding TlyA family RNA methyltransferase; protein product: MTGERLRADRFLVERGHFRSRAQARAAIEAGLVSADGRLVTRPSDLVEANARIEASAPHPYVSRGGLKLAAALDAFGLDPTGLPCLDVGASTGGFTDVLLRRGAAHVHAVDVGRDQLDAALRADPRVTSLEGTDIRALPPGAIQPAPRLATIDVSFIGLRLVLPAVAAQLADEAAIAALIKPQFEAGRERVGRGGIVRDPHIHAEVCEGVRAVLVGLGFTVLGPIPSPIEGGDGNREFLVAARRSSHD
- the ygfZ gene encoding CAF17-like 4Fe-4S cluster assembly/insertion protein YgfZ — encoded protein: MPIALLPDRAVVAVSGPDALPFLQGILTCNVETLPEGEARLGALLTPQGKIQFDFLVSRTRDGFRLDATAERVADLVKRLGLYRLRAKVSVAAEPTLGVAAAWGGSETAAETVRVRDGRLPALGERLYFAEGAFSADATEADYHTHRIGLGVPEGGRDFAFSDAFPHEALMDQLGGVDFKKGCYVGQEVVSRMQHRGTARTRILPIVYRDGPAPEPGTEVTAGARSLGVTGSAAGERGLATIRLDRLGDALAVGEPVRAGGTIAALGKPDFASFAFPTDTAVAG
- a CDS encoding exodeoxyribonuclease VII small subunit; translation: MNDLKPEASAAAAPDDLPFERALEQLEEIVRRLERGDVPLDESVAIYERGEALKRHCETLLKRAEARIQKIAIGPDSRAAGTAPLDVE
- a CDS encoding tyrosine phosphatase family protein; this encodes MPVIHVCPLSRLRETVAASGASHLVTLATLGSAVVRPAAIRPEHHLRVGFSDIVVPMEGHLPPGEAHVRSVLDFVAAWPRENPMVIHCYAGISRSTAAAFATACALRPDRDEADLAQDLRRLAPSATPNRLFVEIADRLLGREGRMIAAIAGIGRGAEAFEGTPFHLTLT